The proteins below are encoded in one region of Streptomyces roseirectus:
- a CDS encoding Vms1/Ankzf1 family peptidyl-tRNA hydrolase: protein MRLSFLQPLLDRPGPWATVYADTAQHDESGAKRRELNLRETCRTLEREGADPATVEAVRAQLAGVVPGEEPAGRAVFASGGEVALTRSLVRPPRSPFACWAPLPRLTPLLDLADEDPRCLVAYVDKAGADFELRGAARPSDAGRVEGRQYPMHRTGTAQWNERHFQFKVENTWEHNAAEIAAALASAYEECGADVVLLAGDPRERVAVRERLPGPVRAVTAQTRHGGRAAGSESAALEEDVRTVRRQFERARAEEALDRFRATPTEGVPALVEAAREHRIDTLLVRPDGPALARETWVGAHPDQLAVRRTDARALGESDPACARADDALLRSAAATDADVLVVAHESLPTGGLGALLRWTYEEER, encoded by the coding sequence ATGCGCCTGTCGTTCCTGCAACCGCTCCTGGACCGCCCCGGCCCCTGGGCCACCGTGTACGCCGACACCGCGCAGCACGACGAGTCGGGCGCGAAACGGCGTGAGCTGAACCTGCGGGAGACGTGCCGGACGCTGGAGCGCGAGGGCGCCGACCCGGCGACCGTCGAGGCGGTGCGCGCGCAGCTCGCGGGCGTCGTCCCCGGCGAGGAGCCCGCCGGGCGCGCGGTCTTCGCCAGCGGCGGCGAGGTCGCCCTGACCCGCTCGCTGGTCCGCCCGCCGCGAAGCCCGTTCGCCTGCTGGGCCCCGCTCCCCCGGCTCACACCCCTGCTGGACCTCGCCGACGAGGACCCGCGCTGCCTGGTCGCGTACGTCGACAAGGCGGGCGCCGACTTCGAACTGCGGGGCGCGGCACGGCCGTCGGACGCCGGCCGGGTCGAGGGGCGGCAGTACCCGATGCACCGCACGGGCACCGCCCAGTGGAACGAGCGGCACTTCCAGTTCAAGGTCGAGAACACCTGGGAGCACAACGCCGCCGAGATCGCCGCCGCGCTGGCCTCGGCGTACGAGGAGTGCGGCGCCGACGTCGTGCTGCTGGCGGGCGATCCCCGCGAGCGGGTCGCCGTGCGGGAGCGGCTGCCGGGCCCGGTGCGGGCGGTGACCGCGCAGACGCGGCACGGAGGGCGCGCGGCGGGCTCCGAGTCGGCCGCGCTGGAGGAGGACGTCCGCACGGTGCGCCGGCAGTTCGAGCGGGCCCGCGCCGAGGAAGCCCTCGACCGGTTCCGGGCGACGCCGACCGAGGGTGTCCCGGCGCTGGTGGAGGCGGCCCGCGAGCACCGGATCGACACGCTGCTGGTCCGCCCCGACGGGCCCGCCCTGGCCCGCGAGACCTGGGTGGGCGCCCACCCCGACCAGCTCGCGGTGCGCCGCACCGACGCGCGGGCGCTCGGCGAGAGCGACCCCGCCTGTGCGCGCGCCGACGACGCGCTGCTGCGCTCGGCCGCCGCGACGGACGCCGACGTCCTGGTCGTGGCGCACGAGAGCCTGCCCACCGGCGGGCTGGGCGCCCTGCTGCGCTGGACGTACGAGGAGGAGCGGTGA
- a CDS encoding lanthionine synthetase C family protein, with the protein MPSPAPTPTDRAPAHREAAARVVDEIAARLRDPARVAATAAAPDNVMRYPGDPQPVWNPLSLSDGHPGVALLFAELADAGPAHAHLSAALAAGLRLHPQSLFTGMTALAYAGHTAAQAYGGYAAMLTGLDRHITDQAHRRARADRDRVRAGQPVDAWAAYDVLTGTTGIGRYLLARHESAPETEPALRAVLESLVATATADDVTRDGVRVPAWWITDGLDHGLAEHVNLGCAHGVSGPLALLALAWSAGVRVDRHDEAIERIMALLTRWRTIDAFGPRWPHLVTRADLQGGELPERGRDSWCYGTAGTARAVHLAGTALDRAEWRADAETALRGALDAADDALITDSALCHGWAGLLHITLRTVPALADSLAAKVIDGFTPEAPFGYRYHHALAARPLDRPGLMEGASGIALALHAYATGTAPATPWDGALLLA; encoded by the coding sequence GTGCCGTCACCCGCGCCGACCCCCACTGACCGCGCCCCCGCCCACCGCGAGGCCGCCGCCCGTGTCGTCGACGAGATCGCCGCCCGCCTGCGCGACCCGGCCCGCGTCGCCGCGACCGCCGCCGCCCCCGACAACGTCATGCGCTACCCCGGCGACCCCCAGCCCGTCTGGAACCCCCTCAGCCTCTCCGACGGCCACCCCGGAGTCGCCCTGCTCTTCGCGGAACTCGCCGACGCCGGGCCGGCCCATGCCCACCTCTCCGCCGCCCTCGCCGCCGGCCTGCGCCTGCACCCCCAGTCCCTGTTCACCGGCATGACCGCCCTCGCCTACGCCGGACACACCGCCGCCCAGGCATACGGCGGCTACGCCGCGATGCTCACCGGCCTCGACCGCCACATCACCGACCAGGCCCACCGCCGCGCCCGCGCCGACCGCGACCGCGTCCGCGCCGGACAGCCCGTGGACGCCTGGGCCGCGTACGACGTCCTCACCGGCACCACCGGCATCGGCCGCTACCTCCTGGCCCGGCACGAGAGCGCCCCCGAGACGGAACCCGCGCTGCGGGCCGTCCTGGAATCCCTGGTGGCCACGGCGACGGCGGACGACGTGACCCGCGACGGCGTCCGCGTCCCCGCCTGGTGGATCACCGACGGCCTCGACCACGGCCTCGCCGAACACGTCAACCTCGGCTGCGCCCACGGCGTCAGCGGCCCCCTCGCGCTCCTCGCGCTCGCCTGGAGCGCGGGGGTGCGCGTGGACCGGCACGACGAGGCCATCGAACGGATCATGGCCCTGCTGACCCGCTGGCGCACCATCGACGCCTTCGGCCCGCGCTGGCCCCACCTCGTCACCCGCGCCGACCTTCAGGGCGGTGAACTCCCCGAACGCGGCCGGGACTCCTGGTGCTACGGCACGGCGGGCACGGCCCGCGCCGTCCACCTCGCGGGCACCGCCCTGGACCGCGCGGAGTGGCGCGCCGACGCCGAGACCGCCCTGCGCGGCGCCCTGGACGCGGCCGACGACGCGCTGATCACCGACTCCGCGCTGTGCCACGGCTGGGCGGGACTGCTCCACATCACCCTGCGGACGGTCCCCGCCCTCGCCGACAGCCTGGCGGCCAAGGTGATCGACGGCTTCACCCCCGAGGCGCCCTTCGGCTACCGCTACCACCACGCCCTCGCCGCCCGCCCCCTCGACCGGCCCGGCCTGATGGAGGGCGCCTCGGGCATCGCCCTAGCCCTGCACGCCTACGCGACGGGGACGGCTCCGGCGACGCCGTGGGACGGTGCCCTGCTGCTGGCCTGA
- a CDS encoding TIGR03619 family F420-dependent LLM class oxidoreductase gives MEQQLDQVAHYAREAEKLGAASLWVGDRVLAAVQPAVGYGGSGDTIPWQMNAALDPFVALSVAAAVTERALLGTNTLIVPWYPPLLLARSLTGIDVVSRGRLVAGFGTGWSPDEYEGVGVPWKERGARLDECLDVLESVWTSDPVARHDGPHTSFPEARIGPKPAQRPRPPVYLSAFAPASRRRAARRADGILPVAVVTPGGAYDPAEVVAAPLDQVRRLAETEGRDPSAVRAILRVNPAQGATPQEIADVILRTRDATDVEHAFVDLLYLVDQSTEQALDLTGRILDLAR, from the coding sequence ATGGAGCAGCAGTTGGACCAGGTGGCCCACTACGCGCGCGAGGCCGAGAAGCTGGGCGCCGCGAGCCTGTGGGTCGGCGACCGCGTCCTCGCCGCGGTGCAACCCGCCGTCGGCTACGGCGGCAGCGGCGACACCATCCCCTGGCAGATGAACGCCGCGCTGGACCCGTTCGTCGCCCTCTCCGTGGCCGCCGCCGTCACCGAACGGGCCCTGCTGGGCACGAACACGCTGATCGTCCCCTGGTACCCGCCCCTGCTGCTGGCCCGCTCCCTCACCGGCATCGACGTGGTGAGCCGGGGCCGCCTGGTGGCGGGGTTCGGGACGGGCTGGTCGCCGGACGAGTACGAGGGCGTCGGCGTCCCCTGGAAGGAGCGGGGCGCGCGGCTCGACGAATGCCTCGACGTGCTGGAGTCGGTGTGGACCTCCGACCCGGTCGCCCGGCACGACGGCCCGCACACCTCCTTCCCCGAGGCCCGCATCGGCCCGAAGCCCGCCCAGCGCCCCCGCCCGCCGGTGTACCTCTCGGCGTTCGCCCCCGCCTCGCGGCGCAGGGCGGCCCGCCGGGCGGACGGCATCCTGCCGGTCGCGGTCGTGACGCCGGGCGGCGCATACGACCCGGCGGAGGTCGTCGCAGCGCCCCTCGACCAGGTCCGCCGCCTCGCGGAGACCGAGGGCCGCGACCCGTCCGCCGTCCGCGCCATCCTGCGCGTCAACCCGGCGCAGGGGGCGACACCGCAGGAGATCGCCGACGTCATCCTCCGCACCCGGGACGCCACGGACGTCGAGCACGCCTTCGTGGACCTGCTGTACCTGGTCGACCAGAGCACGGAGCAGGCGCTCGACCTGACGGGCCGGATCCTGGACCTGGCGCGCTGA
- a CDS encoding serine hydrolase domain-containing protein, with the protein MSHTRRLVTGATLIAALAAAVLPATTAYAAPAPTVPAADMDGVENALKAAMTQGAPGAMARFVGPYGAQVRTAGVLDRESGAAMDVRARFRVGSVSKTFSSVVLLQLVQEGKLTLDAPVNQYLPGLLPDDRITVRHLLTHRSGLADYTNAMFEHTVPGFEAVRNRVFGYQELVDLSLAEPRTTQPGAAYSYSNTNFVVVGMLIEKLTGTPVAEQYQRRIFGPLHLKDTFYVHPDTKIPGFHVRGYLHPDEAGAPLVDSTEQTVSWAQSAGAVISSPADLNTFTSALMRGKLLSPELLDAMTTVTPTDTTNTRFYGLGLRRYNLSCGTQVFGHTGTVQGFYTYTFATRDGKRALSAMANTSNKGSANTALGGTLEAAFCGKKPATVKLRTADVDMAEQN; encoded by the coding sequence TTGTCGCACACTCGACGCCTGGTCACAGGCGCCACCCTGATCGCCGCGCTCGCCGCCGCCGTCCTGCCCGCCACCACCGCGTACGCCGCCCCGGCGCCGACCGTGCCGGCCGCCGACATGGACGGTGTCGAGAACGCCCTCAAGGCCGCCATGACCCAGGGCGCGCCCGGCGCGATGGCCCGTTTCGTCGGCCCCTACGGCGCCCAGGTGCGCACCGCCGGTGTCCTGGACCGGGAGTCGGGCGCGGCCATGGACGTCCGGGCGCGGTTCCGGGTCGGCAGCGTCAGCAAGACGTTCTCCAGCGTGGTCCTGCTCCAGCTCGTCCAGGAGGGGAAGCTGACGCTGGACGCGCCGGTGAACCAGTACCTGCCGGGGCTGCTGCCGGACGACCGGATCACCGTGCGGCACCTGCTGACGCACCGCAGCGGGCTCGCGGACTACACCAACGCGATGTTCGAGCACACCGTGCCGGGCTTCGAGGCCGTCCGCAACCGGGTGTTCGGCTACCAGGAGCTGGTCGACCTGTCGCTGGCCGAGCCCCGCACGACGCAGCCGGGCGCGGCGTACAGCTACTCCAACACCAACTTCGTCGTCGTGGGCATGCTGATCGAGAAGCTGACCGGGACGCCGGTCGCCGAGCAGTACCAGCGCCGGATCTTCGGGCCGCTGCACCTGAAGGACACCTTCTACGTGCACCCCGACACCAAGATCCCCGGCTTCCACGTGCGCGGTTACCTCCACCCCGACGAGGCGGGCGCGCCGCTGGTCGACTCGACGGAGCAGACGGTGTCCTGGGCGCAGTCGGCGGGCGCGGTCATCTCCTCGCCGGCCGACCTCAACACGTTCACCAGCGCGCTGATGCGGGGCAAGCTGCTCTCGCCCGAACTGCTCGACGCGATGACGACGGTCACGCCGACCGACACCACCAACACCCGCTTCTACGGGCTCGGCCTGCGCCGCTACAACCTGTCCTGCGGGACCCAGGTCTTCGGCCACACCGGCACGGTCCAGGGCTTCTACACGTACACGTTCGCCACCCGTGACGGGAAGCGGGCGCTGTCCGCGATGGCCAACACCTCCAACAAGGGGTCGGCCAACACGGCGCTCGGCGGGACGCTGGAGGCGGCGTTCTGCGGCAAGAAGCCGGCCACCGTGAAGCTCCGCACGGCCGACGTGGACATGGCCGAACAGAACTAG
- a CDS encoding GH12 family glycosyl hydrolase domain-containing protein codes for MRSSPHLPHSLFGALLTVFATVAALFTGVSPAQADTVLCDQYASTTIQGRYVVQNNRWGTSQTQCVTATDTGFRVTRADGSVPTNGAPKSYPSVFNGCHYTNCSPGTSLPARVSGISSAPSSIAYGYVSDAVYNASYDIWLDPTPRTDGVNRTEIMIWFNRVGSIQPIGSPVATATVGGRSWQVWQGGNGTNDVLSFVAPSAIDSWSFDVMDFVRQAIARGLAQDSWYLTSVQAGFEPWQNGTGLAVNSFSSTVNTGPSTPGGGTACRVSYATNVWQGGFTANVTVANTGSAPVSDWRLAFALPSGQRITSAWNASVSPSSGSVTATPVTHNASIAPGGSQSFGFQGTYSGSFAAPSGFSLNGTACATG; via the coding sequence ATGCGATCGTCACCGCACCTCCCCCACTCCCTGTTCGGCGCGCTGCTGACGGTGTTCGCCACCGTCGCGGCGCTGTTCACCGGTGTCTCCCCGGCCCAGGCCGACACCGTGCTGTGCGACCAGTACGCGAGCACCACGATCCAGGGGCGCTACGTCGTCCAGAACAACCGGTGGGGCACGTCCCAGACGCAGTGCGTCACCGCCACCGACACCGGGTTCCGGGTGACCCGGGCCGACGGTTCCGTGCCGACGAACGGGGCGCCGAAGTCGTACCCGTCCGTCTTCAACGGCTGCCACTACACGAACTGTTCGCCCGGGACCAGCCTGCCCGCGCGGGTGTCCGGGATCTCCAGCGCGCCGAGCAGCATCGCGTACGGGTACGTCTCGGACGCGGTCTACAACGCGTCGTACGATATCTGGCTGGACCCGACGCCCCGCACGGACGGGGTGAACCGGACCGAGATCATGATCTGGTTCAACCGGGTCGGATCCATCCAGCCGATCGGCTCGCCGGTCGCCACCGCGACGGTCGGCGGGCGGAGCTGGCAGGTGTGGCAGGGCGGCAACGGGACCAACGACGTGCTGTCGTTCGTCGCGCCGTCGGCCATCGACAGCTGGAGCTTCGACGTCATGGACTTCGTGCGGCAGGCGATCGCGCGCGGTCTCGCGCAGGACAGCTGGTACCTGACGAGCGTCCAGGCCGGGTTCGAGCCGTGGCAGAACGGCACCGGGCTCGCCGTCAACTCCTTCTCGTCGACCGTGAACACGGGCCCCAGTACGCCCGGGGGCGGCACGGCCTGCCGGGTGTCGTACGCGACGAACGTGTGGCAGGGCGGGTTCACCGCGAACGTGACCGTCGCCAACACCGGTTCGGCGCCGGTGAGCGACTGGCGGCTGGCGTTCGCGCTGCCGTCGGGGCAGCGGATCACCAGCGCCTGGAACGCGTCCGTGTCGCCGTCCTCGGGGTCCGTGACGGCGACACCGGTCACACACAACGCGAGCATCGCGCCCGGCGGCAGCCAGTCGTTCGGGTTCCAGGGGACCTACAGCGGCTCCTTCGCGGCACCCTCGGGGTTCAGCCTGAACGGGACCGCGTGCGCGACGGGCTGA
- a CDS encoding GNAT family N-acetyltransferase, which produces MTITYAWRGEVDNAALNSLHADAFGYPVGDTDWAGRLRRHSLGWVCAREAGVLVGFVNVAWDGGSHAFLLDTAVAPGRQGRGVGAGLVARAAEGARDAGCAWLHVDFEEPLRRFYLDACGFRETAAGLLALD; this is translated from the coding sequence ATGACGATCACATACGCCTGGCGAGGCGAGGTCGACAACGCCGCCCTCAACTCGCTGCACGCCGACGCCTTCGGGTACCCCGTCGGGGACACCGACTGGGCGGGGAGGCTCAGGCGGCACAGCCTCGGGTGGGTGTGCGCACGGGAGGCGGGCGTGCTGGTCGGGTTCGTCAACGTGGCCTGGGACGGCGGGAGTCACGCCTTTCTGCTCGACACGGCCGTGGCGCCCGGCCGGCAGGGGCGGGGTGTCGGGGCGGGCCTCGTCGCCCGCGCCGCCGAGGGGGCGCGGGACGCCGGGTGCGCCTGGCTGCACGTCGACTTCGAGGAACCTCTGCGCCGGTTCTACCTGGACGCGTGCGGGTTCCGGGAGACGGCGGCGGGGCTCCTCGCACTGGACTGA
- a CDS encoding JmjC domain-containing protein codes for MTLAIEKTFDWDTFTDRYWDRAPVLYKAVDDGPFTEAEVFCAAVHGSRPPHPLAVPANVQFLVDRGQQTRLRDYAPDLADGSFDGYEQRLAARLDGRRYALVVHHLHTFSHPVATRAQRFYAGLWERVGRPTHTAGSTVFHGSYEHSPVGVHQDRFATFMYCVRGTKRMRFWAERPWSDPVHTVLDYQPYLDSSFVADAEPGDLLYWPARYHHVGESTGDTPATSVNVGVPRREHRPYFEIKDLFRDTRPAATAPLFTPDAGPDGRLDARLPAALDDAVDAFAALLDEDRFTDRATALALSVTTAAGFWPAGPPAADLPAPERAEGRRLSQELESSRAVTRADPH; via the coding sequence ATGACCCTGGCGATCGAGAAGACCTTCGACTGGGACACCTTCACCGACCGGTACTGGGACCGCGCCCCCGTCCTCTACAAGGCCGTCGACGACGGGCCGTTCACCGAGGCCGAGGTGTTTTGCGCCGCTGTCCACGGCAGCCGCCCGCCGCACCCCCTCGCCGTCCCGGCCAACGTCCAGTTCCTCGTGGACCGGGGCCAGCAGACCCGGCTGCGCGACTACGCGCCCGACCTCGCCGACGGCTCCTTCGACGGCTACGAACAGCGCCTCGCCGCACGCCTGGACGGCCGCCGGTACGCGCTCGTCGTCCACCACCTCCACACCTTCTCCCACCCCGTGGCCACCCGCGCCCAGCGGTTCTACGCCGGCCTGTGGGAACGCGTCGGGCGCCCCACCCACACCGCGGGCTCGACCGTGTTCCACGGCTCCTACGAACACAGCCCCGTCGGCGTCCACCAGGACCGGTTCGCGACGTTCATGTACTGCGTACGCGGCACCAAACGCATGCGCTTCTGGGCCGAACGCCCCTGGAGCGACCCGGTCCACACCGTCCTCGACTACCAGCCCTACCTGGACTCGTCCTTCGTCGCCGACGCCGAACCCGGCGACCTCCTGTACTGGCCCGCCCGCTACCACCACGTCGGCGAGAGCACCGGCGACACCCCCGCGACCAGCGTCAACGTGGGCGTACCGCGCCGCGAGCACCGCCCCTACTTCGAGATCAAGGACCTCTTCCGCGACACCCGCCCGGCCGCGACCGCGCCCCTGTTCACCCCCGACGCCGGTCCGGACGGCCGCCTCGACGCCCGACTGCCCGCCGCCCTCGACGACGCCGTGGACGCCTTCGCCGCCCTCCTCGACGAGGACCGCTTCACCGACCGCGCCACCGCGCTCGCGCTGAGCGTCACCACGGCGGCCGGCTTCTGGCCCGCCGGACCGCCCGCCGCAGACCTGCCCGCGCCCGAACGCGCCGAAGGGCGGCGCCTGTCGCAGGAACTGGAGAGCTCCCGTGCCGTCACCCGCGCCGACCCCCACTGA
- a CDS encoding DUF4135 domain-containing protein — MDTPPDGAGHEPELPPAARCVIAAVRDGTAGAMFPPVITDGPDGTVTTDRHLAGERDARMLAQALTDPRFTPFLALLDRLDTWCADAARRYSDVISEGVLKITDGDIFGPVACEAFVACATGGPHYTRERVAEWAARCEAFLTLFLDRLQRDVKSNWPRNPAFRGPVVGLWTHGEETHNGRQRVLRLDCAGGGRIAYKPRPADGELLFTAQPETGPPTSVFGLLNQAPPASGEIRLPTLACWPGSAPGYLWQEWIEPPAQWAPIRADGPWRLTGTRLTPAEAARFWHRAGSLTAAAFAFGITDLIGGNVVTGTRPGDPEPLLHPIDLEIYLCQVNRLHDTGLLYDPGADTPQHHVGLETTARWCSAEGPPVCWRAEPGGALALHRRHAAHARTETRTVVADTEGRAGYGPYLPAMLRGMFDAWTLMCRRRPEIRDFLTAHAPGRHVRVLRRPTFQYYDALVPRWLSGGGAAPHPATPDVRFDRAELAQLRRMDVPYFVRSLGGGPVLAVAPPPQPFTTIPVAARPAPEAGWPPLPGLLDGANLTLAGLGVALRDAAEHVFDDVPDLDVTDEAHGVRLRLHSPGEGHVSFDWPQTGRRVTYLWNRHTIRLRIDTADAPEVPPDPAPAGEIRSRLLRLDRLDGALRVPWADGGMTDTALEDRLRTLTDAGLDWLASVVAAHGWPGRALVGAAASGAASRLVQHAEGHRDLRHHCLDLMRQAAEKGDVPLRDVAYLTDALRIDDGRPQVYGTKFEPVAGRLEPCPVEDPDHVDHRRAAMGLDTLADHTARIRQRFPHPGRKTP, encoded by the coding sequence ATGGACACCCCGCCCGACGGCGCCGGGCACGAGCCGGAACTGCCGCCCGCGGCACGGTGCGTGATCGCCGCCGTCCGGGACGGCACGGCCGGGGCGATGTTCCCGCCCGTCATCACCGACGGCCCCGACGGCACCGTCACCACCGACCGCCACCTCGCAGGCGAGCGGGACGCGCGCATGCTCGCGCAGGCCCTGACCGACCCCCGCTTCACCCCGTTCCTCGCCCTCCTGGACCGGCTGGACACCTGGTGCGCCGACGCCGCACGGCGTTATTCGGACGTCATTTCCGAGGGCGTTCTGAAAATCACCGACGGCGATATCTTCGGCCCCGTCGCCTGTGAGGCATTCGTCGCCTGCGCCACCGGCGGACCGCACTACACCCGGGAACGGGTCGCGGAGTGGGCGGCGCGCTGCGAGGCGTTTCTCACGCTGTTCCTGGATCGATTGCAGCGGGACGTCAAATCGAACTGGCCGAGGAATCCGGCATTCCGCGGGCCCGTCGTCGGCCTGTGGACCCACGGCGAGGAGACCCACAACGGACGCCAGCGCGTCCTGCGCCTCGACTGCGCCGGCGGCGGCCGGATCGCCTACAAACCCCGCCCCGCCGACGGCGAACTCCTCTTCACCGCACAGCCCGAGACCGGCCCGCCCACCTCCGTGTTCGGCCTCCTGAACCAGGCACCGCCGGCCTCCGGCGAGATCCGCCTGCCCACCCTCGCCTGCTGGCCCGGCAGCGCGCCCGGCTACCTCTGGCAGGAGTGGATCGAACCCCCCGCCCAGTGGGCCCCGATCCGCGCCGACGGCCCCTGGCGGCTCACCGGCACCCGCCTCACCCCGGCCGAGGCCGCCCGCTTCTGGCACCGCGCCGGCTCCCTCACCGCCGCCGCCTTCGCCTTCGGCATCACCGACCTGATCGGCGGCAACGTCGTCACCGGCACCCGTCCCGGCGACCCCGAACCCCTCCTGCACCCCATCGACCTGGAGATCTACCTCTGCCAGGTCAACCGCCTCCACGACACCGGCCTCCTGTACGACCCCGGCGCCGACACCCCCCAGCACCACGTCGGCCTGGAGACCACCGCCCGCTGGTGCAGCGCCGAAGGCCCCCCGGTCTGCTGGCGCGCCGAACCCGGCGGCGCCCTCGCCCTGCACCGCCGCCACGCCGCGCACGCCAGGACCGAGACCAGGACCGTCGTCGCCGACACCGAGGGCCGCGCCGGCTACGGCCCCTACCTCCCCGCGATGCTGCGCGGCATGTTCGACGCCTGGACCCTGATGTGCCGCCGGCGCCCCGAGATCCGTGACTTCCTCACGGCCCACGCCCCCGGCCGTCACGTCCGCGTCCTGCGCCGGCCCACGTTCCAGTACTACGACGCCCTCGTGCCCCGCTGGCTCTCCGGCGGCGGCGCCGCCCCCCACCCCGCCACCCCCGACGTCCGCTTCGACCGCGCCGAACTCGCCCAGTTGCGCCGCATGGACGTCCCCTACTTCGTCCGCTCCCTCGGCGGCGGCCCCGTCCTCGCCGTCGCCCCGCCCCCGCAGCCCTTCACCACGATCCCCGTCGCCGCCCGCCCCGCGCCCGAGGCAGGCTGGCCCCCGCTCCCCGGCCTCCTCGACGGCGCGAACCTCACCCTCGCCGGCCTCGGCGTGGCCCTGCGCGACGCCGCCGAGCACGTCTTCGACGACGTCCCCGACCTCGACGTCACCGACGAGGCGCACGGCGTACGCCTGCGCCTGCACAGCCCCGGTGAGGGACACGTCAGCTTCGACTGGCCGCAGACCGGACGACGTGTCACCTACCTGTGGAACCGGCACACCATCCGCCTGCGCATCGACACCGCCGACGCCCCCGAGGTCCCGCCCGACCCCGCGCCCGCCGGCGAGATCCGTAGCAGGCTCCTGCGCCTCGACCGGCTCGACGGCGCCCTGCGCGTCCCGTGGGCGGACGGCGGCATGACCGACACCGCCCTCGAGGACCGCCTGCGCACCCTCACCGACGCCGGCCTCGACTGGCTCGCGAGCGTCGTCGCCGCGCACGGCTGGCCCGGCCGGGCCCTCGTCGGCGCCGCCGCGTCCGGCGCCGCGAGCCGCCTCGTCCAGCACGCCGAGGGCCACCGGGACCTGCGCCACCACTGCCTCGACCTGATGCGGCAGGCCGCCGAGAAAGGCGACGTCCCCCTGCGTGACGTCGCCTACCTCACCGACGCCCTGCGCATCGACGACGGCCGGCCCCAGGTCTACGGCACCAAGTTCGAACCCGTCGCGGGCCGGCTCGAACCGTGCCCCGTCGAGGACCCCGACCACGTCGACCACCGCCGCGCCGCGATGGGCCTCGACACCCTGGCCGACCACACGGCCCGCATCCGGCAGCGGTTCCCCCACCCGGGCAGGAAGACACCATGA
- a CDS encoding SCO2400 family protein: protein MDYCSTCRRHLNGALVCPGCGAYAPDIAPLPGGAPAPIAAATAAPVVHDEPAPHLDDASADDVSDGAYEAAATGRAARRRQRERWKKTQRRALVATAVALVGGGLTVASMNRQTPDRTQAASAPDRETMGIAEEEVTEPTPGSGPGSAASDTHRSVPGAPQDRSSGASRSAPRAGTPHTPDVSGASRGQSAAQPQAAPAQAQNRPAPAAGPVAQRPAPAPASPASPAPAPAPGSQDAPKPSPGGTGGTATQPTPSPAPSTPGTGTGTGGSAGSGSASDATDPAGLCLLGLVCIK, encoded by the coding sequence ATGGACTACTGCTCCACGTGCCGTCGTCATCTCAACGGTGCCCTCGTGTGCCCCGGCTGCGGCGCCTACGCCCCGGACATCGCCCCGCTCCCCGGCGGAGCGCCCGCACCGATCGCGGCGGCCACCGCGGCACCGGTGGTCCATGACGAGCCCGCCCCGCACCTCGACGACGCCTCCGCCGACGACGTTTCCGATGGCGCGTACGAGGCCGCCGCCACGGGCCGGGCCGCGCGCCGCCGTCAGCGGGAGCGGTGGAAGAAGACCCAGCGCCGGGCCCTGGTCGCCACCGCCGTCGCGCTGGTCGGCGGCGGGCTGACGGTCGCCTCGATGAACCGTCAGACCCCGGACCGCACGCAGGCCGCGTCCGCGCCGGACCGGGAGACGATGGGGATAGCCGAGGAGGAGGTCACCGAGCCGACGCCGGGGTCTGGTCCGGGTTCGGCCGCGTCCGACACGCACCGGTCCGTGCCCGGCGCCCCGCAGGACCGTTCCTCGGGCGCCTCCCGCTCCGCGCCCAGGGCAGGCACCCCGCACACCCCGGACGTCTCCGGCGCCTCTCGCGGGCAGTCCGCCGCGCAGCCGCAGGCCGCACCGGCTCAGGCCCAGAACCGGCCCGCCCCGGCGGCCGGGCCCGTCGCCCAGCGGCCCGCGCCCGCCCCCGCCTCCCCGGCGTCGCCCGCACCGGCCCCCGCGCCCGGTTCGCAGGACGCTCCCAAGCCCTCCCCCGGCGGCACCGGTGGCACGGCGACCCAGCCGACCCCCTCGCCCGCCCCGTCGACGCCCGGCACCGGCACCGGCACCGGCGGCAGCGCGGGTTCGGGCTCCGCCTCCGACGCCACCGACCCCGCCGGTCTCTGCCTCCTGGGCCTGGTCTGCATCAAGTGA
- a CDS encoding DUF2795 domain-containing protein — protein sequence MKRGSNPLSRRKDDEMKHELKGYLRSGQHTHSEEAVDPEPEADDDIRTTGSGPVPPPGPERERAGREAAERELHQELARHLDRTVFPADRTSLLRALRRRNAPAPLLEAARDLPEGGVYHSAHDIVAALR from the coding sequence GTGAAACGAGGCAGCAACCCGCTGAGCCGTCGCAAGGACGACGAGATGAAACACGAGCTGAAGGGCTATCTGAGGTCCGGTCAGCACACGCATTCCGAGGAGGCCGTGGACCCCGAGCCGGAGGCCGACGACGACATCCGGACGACGGGCTCCGGCCCGGTGCCACCGCCAGGACCGGAGCGGGAGCGGGCCGGGCGGGAGGCCGCCGAACGCGAGCTGCACCAGGAGCTGGCCCGCCACTTGGACCGCACGGTCTTCCCGGCCGACCGCACCTCCCTGCTGCGCGCCCTGCGCCGCCGCAACGCCCCGGCTCCCCTGCTGGAGGCGGCGCGGGATCTCCCTGAGGGCGGCGTCTACCACAGCGCCCACGACATCGTCGCGGCACTGCGCTAG